The nucleotide sequence CAGCCGGGTTGTGCTGACAGAAATCAGGGTTGATGATAAAGGGCTTCATATACCGGAACAGGCATTACATGAGGTGCGCCATGTTCGTGGCGCCGGGTGGTTTTTTGAGTCAGAAAGATCCCGTATAACCCTGTCGGTACCAGGAGAAAAACAGCTGTATTTTTCCCTGAAAACCAATAACCGGTCAGGGATCGCCCGGGTAACGCTGAACGGGTTTGAGACGACCCATGATCTCTATCGGGGAAACTGGGAAATCCTCCAGGCAAAGCTGAATTATTGGCTCCTGAATAAAGAGGGACGATTTTCTCTCTGGGAGAAGATACCTCGATACGGGATCGACTCCCTGCGTCTTTCCTTTCCTCCGGGAACAGAGCTTTCCTTTCTTGCCCTGCGGACAAAAGCAGGTCGAATTATTCGTCTTCCCCTGTCGGATGAGCAGAGAGAAGGGCAGGTCATTATCACCCATCCCACCCAGGAGCTGAAACGTTATTTTCATAAGGGAAGAATTGGTTATCAGATAGTCTTTGCTGCTCTGCTGACTTGGCTTGTCTGCGCCCTGAGTTGCTTTGTCCAGAAGCAGGGAGGGGTAAAAACAGTTCTGTTCGGCAGAGCGTTCCGTCCCTTTTGGTTTTTTTTTCTCGGTGCCTGCGCTGTGTACACGGTGTATCTGTTGGCCTTTTGGCCCGGCCTGATGTCGGTTGATTCCTTAAATATTTGGCGTGCAGCTTGGTTACCAGATGTTATGATCAATAATCATCCTGTGCTCAATGTGATCTGGTATACCTTTCTCCTCCACCTCTGGAATCATACAGCTGTGGTACCTCTTTCCCAGGTTATCCTGCTGTCGCTTTTGATTGCAGCTTTCTTTTCTTTTTGTCATCGACAGGGAGTCAGCCTGCTTCTGCTTTTGCCCTGCTATGCTCTCCTGCTTTTCTCCATCCCTGTGGGCTGCTATACTATAGCTCTCTGGAAAGATATACCCTTTGCTCTGCTCGTGGTTTTCTGGGGGCTAGTCCCAGCGTATTTCTTTGTACGGAAAAGGGCGGGGCAGAAACAAGATGGGGTAGAGAGCAAGCGTCCTCTTCATTTGACCCTGTCGTCGGGGCTTGCCCTGCTGCTTCTCTTTCTTGCCCTTCTGCTTTTTCGTCATAATGGAATTATTTACCTCGCCGTCATCCCCCTGCTTTTTATGATAGGAGGCCTTGTTCGGATTCCTAAGATAGTCACCATCATCTCCTGTTGCGCTGGTATGCTTATCCTCTGGCTGGTGGTCTTTCCCCCGAAAACGATCAGAAGTGCCTCGTATTTTCAGGATTTGACCCGGTCCTATCTGCAAGAGCTGAATCAGGAGTCGGTGTTGAGCCGGGTAAAGCAGGGGGTATCCCGTTATCCTCGTCTCTTGGATTTGAAAAAGAATTGGCAGGAGAGTGATGCTTGGCATTATTTTCTTGGTGATCGCTATGCACATACTTTTCTTCGTCAGACCGGCTGGAATGACTCTCATAAGTATGCTTCGCCGGAGACTGATTCGCTCTTTCCCTCCTTACGGGCAGCTTTGCTCAGCGTGTACGAAAATTCCTTGGAGTATCCTTGGATCTATTTCTCCTGGAACCCTTTTTGGTTGTTATATCTCTTTCCCCTGAGTATGCTGTTCTACCGTCAGTTCCCGCTTTCCGCGCTTTTCTCGTCAGTGATTATGGTGCAGATTATTGCCTTGCTTTTTTTGGTTGGGACAGTGAATTGGCGCTATTATTATTTTGTTCTCTTAGGAGGATATTTTCTGCTTCCGCTTATGCTACTTGATAGCCGTTTTTTGCTGTTGAAAAAAAGGAACGGTTTTTGATATATTATGCGCTTTTCCATTATTACACCGAGCTATAATACTGTTCCTTATCTGGAGCAGACCATCCAGTCTGTTCTTGCACAACAGGAGGGGCAGGGTGTTTCTCTCGAATATATCGTGGTTGATGGTGGAAGCACGGATGGCTCGCAGGAGATCCTCCAGCACTATGCCCAGGATATCACCCATACAGTGATAGAGCCTGATACCGGTCCGGCTCATGCCATTAATAAGGGTTTGCGGCTGGCCACCGGTGAGGTCATTGCTTGGCTGAATGCCGATGATATTTATTATCCGAGAACCTTGGAGCGCGTTGGTCAGGCCTTGGCCTGTCGGCCTGATGCGGCCTTCTGTTTTGGTGGCTGTCCGATTATTGATGAGCAGGGACAGGAAATTCGTTCCGGGATTACTCGTTTTAAGGAGTCCTTTTATCCCGTTTCCTCCCGCTTCACCTATCAATGCATCAACTATCTTTCCCAGCCTGCTTTGTTTTTTCGTCGTCAGGCCGTAGAACAGGCAGGTTTGCTGCCGGAAAACATGGTGGCTGCCTGGGATTACCAGTTTATTCTTCGCCTCTGGCATTGCGGTGATGGGGTTCAGGTAGCTGGTCCGCCGCTTTCCGCCTTTCGTTGGCATGAAGGATCAATTAGCGGGCAGAATTTTCAGGCCCAGTTTGAGGAAGAGTATCTGGCTGCAAAGGCAGATGCCGGTACCCTGAGCCTCCAGACCCTGCTCCATTTTTGTGTTCGCTGGGGGATTGTTGGGGCCTATTCGGCAATGGCTGGCTTGCGAAGAAGAACCGGACAGGCAGAGTAGTGCGTATCGGAATCAATACCCTGTTTCTTGTTCCGGGTGACGTGGGCGGGACAGAGATCTATCTTCGCCGCAATCTTCTAGCTATGGTGGCCGACAATCCTCATGATGTTTTTGTCCTGTTCACCACCTTGGATAACCAAGGGCTCTTTCGTGATGATCTGAAGGGGTTTGCCAATGTGGAATATGTCAGGCTGCCGGTTCGGGCCGCGATCAGGCCCTTACGGATTATCTGCGAACAACTGCTCCTGCCTTGGTCTGTCTGGCAGAGCAAGGTCGCCGTGCTCTGGTCGCCAGGCTATACCGCACCAGCCCTGTGTAACTGTCCCCAGGCCGTGACCGTCCATGATCTCCAATACAAAAAACACCCGGATGACCTGACCTTTTTGGAGCGCTTTACTTTGGATGCTCTGGTACGAACAGCCTGTCGGCGATGTGCGGCCGTCATCGCTGTTTCAGCGTTTTCCAGGGAAGAGATATTGCGCTACGGTTTTACTTCGGAGAAAAAGCTACAGGCTGTCTTAGAGGGGGTTGAGCCGGATTTT is from Candidatus Electrothrix sp. GW3-4 and encodes:
- a CDS encoding glycosyltransferase family 2 protein translates to MRFSIITPSYNTVPYLEQTIQSVLAQQEGQGVSLEYIVVDGGSTDGSQEILQHYAQDITHTVIEPDTGPAHAINKGLRLATGEVIAWLNADDIYYPRTLERVGQALACRPDAAFCFGGCPIIDEQGQEIRSGITRFKESFYPVSSRFTYQCINYLSQPALFFRRQAVEQAGLLPENMVAAWDYQFILRLWHCGDGVQVAGPPLSAFRWHEGSISGQNFQAQFEEEYLAAKADAGTLSLQTLLHFCVRWGIVGAYSAMAGLRRRTGQAE